The DNA region ACAGGTTCGTCACGGGCACTGGatgagcgcctgctgtgggaggcatggGACGGGTCCATGGCAGGTTGTTCGTACCCCCTCCATTGCGGGGCACACCCACCTAGACCACATATAGCGTTTAGGAAGCGGGATCCTCTAGTCCTCATGTACTCCCGGAGAGGGTTACGATCCCTCTGCGATGATGACCTGGTTGGTTCCCCACAGGCTTGATTCGCTTGCGTATGCATCACATACGcctcttcagtctgtataagatgacagacatgtcagtaatacatagattttccaaagaaaaccatTATAAGTAACGTATCACTTACCACAATATGAAGtaggcgggcacgatcctcggggaagggtctgagGCCCGGCTGTACAGGTCTGCTGAGTAAAGTGGCACGCGTGCGGGGACGGTACCAAGCAAGGTAGTCCCAGTACGTGGCctcgtcgtattgtccagcaaTAATGATGACATCAACCGCAGTTGACTCCGTCCACCTCCGTATGTACTCGGCATTCTTGGACGCCCAGTCCTGCGTGCCTCTGCCCCCCCTGTGAGCTCcacctgtacgtgacataaacagttataatttgttaacatggataaccaatgtactaaggcaatatacaataacacacttactcatgcGCCCGTCCGGCGTCTCGTGGTGCTGGaactggcaccacctgtcggtacccgaactgcctctgtacacgttctggagaatatacttccacacagttcatgtacaacaagaagcatgtggtCAACCATAAGTCTGCGTCACAGCTACAAGAGGATGCCAGgagtccaccatctgcaatttcttttactcgtgccatacgccatggatcccaatcCACTAGATCAGCGCTGAGGACGTCCAGGTCACTTATCACcctggagtagttaccatggtcttgctgctgactccatcttagcctggcatgaatccaccgataccccatcgttggccttatgtcatctgcaatgctaTCAGAGATGTGGACTGGGTAGTATCACTTGAGCACCCATGGTCTGAAAACCGAGAGGTACTTCCAACTCCATAGTTGTAAGAGATGTAAGCACCCTGTAATAGTTGCCTTCCTCTTTgttcgctgggttgcatcacacaatcctctgtaggttgcagccaacactgcagatccccaactgtaagatgtaggctcataaggatgtgacgcgaggtgggctgctaaccatacaatatgtggGACGATATAATCgcctgccgtgttgcagaacatgatgcctccgagcAGGACGTATAAGTACATCTCATAGTGTTGCATAAGTGTATTCTCGTTCGCATccagtgggcatggaccgaactgtgtcagcccatgaacccaggatatggagaggccagcatccttcccgttgtattgcacaccaaacctataagatg from Phragmites australis chromosome 8, lpPhrAust1.1, whole genome shotgun sequence includes:
- the LOC133927756 gene encoding protein MAIN-LIKE 1-like, with the protein product MHTFHFPFGEMAVTLRDVAMLTGLPIRGAPLIVSRPAREQWKGYVVDRFGVQYNGKDAGLSISWVHGLTQFGPCPLDANENTLMQHYEMYLYVLLGGIMFCNTAGDYIVPHIVWLAAHLASHPYEPTSYSWGSAVLAATYRGLCDATQRTKRKATITGCLHLLQLWSWKYLSVFRPWVLK